A part of Methanohalobium evestigatum Z-7303 genomic DNA contains:
- a CDS encoding cobalt-precorrin-5B (C(1))-methyltransferase gives MIDPVNNTKIPDEWIERASIPREELIESIKNGMIVVLSDGSILKRGYTTGTTAAIAAKAAVLSLRKDIDSVTVPTPVGLRARMEVDAHHGHSVVSKLNNDHESDITRGIEFEAYAMESDETSIFAGEGIGTVIQDGLQIKKGNPAINPRPMQQIQDSVCEAVEELGINGVRVKISLPRGADVARNTLNDRIGITGGISILGSTGFVEPWSDHLGEMKEDLLKTASKVVITTGRIGVRYSTMLFPDHTVVLFGSRISEGLEVATGDVIICGLPGLILKWGDPDILTGSGYSTVSELVEKEPEGTRLQEAFEKTIKKAEGARVVIVNREGEIIKDSEGDK, from the coding sequence ATGATTGACCCGGTAAACAACACAAAAATTCCAGATGAATGGATAGAACGTGCCAGTATCCCCCGTGAAGAACTGATCGAGAGTATAAAAAACGGTATGATTGTCGTGTTAAGTGATGGTTCAATACTGAAAAGAGGATATACAACAGGTACTACAGCAGCTATCGCTGCAAAGGCAGCTGTTCTGTCACTAAGAAAAGATATTGATTCAGTTACAGTTCCCACTCCTGTAGGACTTAGAGCCCGGATGGAAGTCGATGCCCATCATGGTCATTCTGTTGTTTCAAAACTTAACAACGACCATGAATCCGATATCACAAGAGGTATAGAATTTGAAGCGTATGCTATGGAATCCGATGAAACATCCATATTTGCAGGAGAAGGGATTGGTACTGTTATACAGGACGGTCTCCAGATTAAAAAAGGGAATCCAGCAATTAACCCCCGACCCATGCAGCAGATACAGGATTCCGTTTGTGAAGCGGTTGAAGAACTGGGAATCAATGGTGTCAGGGTAAAAATATCACTACCAAGAGGTGCAGATGTCGCAAGAAACACCCTCAATGATAGGATTGGTATCACAGGTGGCATATCTATACTGGGTAGCACCGGATTTGTTGAACCCTGGAGTGACCATCTGGGTGAAATGAAGGAAGATTTACTCAAGACCGCTTCGAAAGTAGTCATTACAACCGGTCGTATAGGGGTAAGATATTCCACTATGCTATTTCCGGATCATACAGTGGTACTTTTTGGAAGTAGAATTTCAGAAGGGCTTGAAGTCGCAACTGGTGACGTCATAATCTGTGGATTACCGGGACTCATCCTTAAATGGGGAGATCCCGATATATTAACTGGGAGTGGATACTCAACAGTTTCAGAACTTGTGGAAAAAGAACCCGAAGGAACCCGGTTGCAGGAAGCCTTTGAAAAAACTATTAAAAAAGCAGAAGGTGCAAGAGTAGTTATTGTTAACAGAGAAGGTGAAATTATAAAAGACAGCGAGGGAGACAAATGA
- the mutS gene encoding DNA mismatch repair protein MutS, protein MSKQTPAMQQYYEMKKKYSDALLFFRMGDFYECFDEDAKTVSEELEITLTNRNGNKKGEKRPLAGIPYHAVDNYLPRLIKKGYKVAICEQLEDPREAKGVVKRGVVRVVTPGTAIDSTMFTDAANNYLMAISEKNNEFGLSFLDVSTGEFLTTQLSDEPPYDRIASEIARMRPAECILPPYLYNNSEIAQLLKDMKITLHEYDSSAFETNTARLQLLQHFNVSTLKGMGCDDLTLAISASGATLQYTLETQMRELGHVHTLKSYSDSDFMVLDSITLRNLEVIKSVRGEGNDATILKVLDDTKTPMGGRLLQKWLVKPLISIDKINRRLDAVQNLKEETLVRFDLRSYLSYVKDVERLIGRIVYGNSNARDLVALKKSLEVVPDIIGCLKECDQSDILKEIHNELSSFTELGDITELIEKGITDEPPATVREGGLIKPGYSEELDELKDMSRHSKEWIASFQKQERERTGINSLKVGYNKVFGYYIEVTKPNIKYVPDDYIRKQTMANAERFYTPELKERENMIISADEKIVSLEYNLFTDINSKVASHSKNLQRTATLIGKLDVLANLAEIAVNNNYVRPEVTDDCDITIREGRHPVVENKVDSGFVANDCEMNCTDNQFLLITGPNMAGKSTYMRQNSLITIMAQAGSFVPASYASIGIVDRVFTRVGAFDDLASGQSTFMVEMVELANILNNATPKSLVLLDEIGRGTSTFDGYSIAKAVVEYIHKKDGVGVRSLFATHYHQLTDLENKLKRVSNYHIAVKEEGDNLVFLRKIVPGATDKSYGIQVARYAGVPKKVTSRAREILKDIEKNASIGDEDNKKDKKKKYTQLVFFDPDQSQKQNDKEDERHPVVNELKDLNTNELTPIDALNKLNELQNKIESNGEK, encoded by the coding sequence ATGAGCAAGCAAACACCTGCTATGCAACAATATTATGAAATGAAGAAAAAATACAGTGATGCGTTATTATTTTTCAGAATGGGCGATTTCTACGAATGTTTTGATGAAGATGCTAAAACTGTTTCTGAAGAACTTGAAATCACATTAACAAACCGTAACGGAAATAAAAAAGGTGAAAAAAGACCTCTTGCAGGTATCCCATACCATGCTGTTGATAATTATTTACCAAGACTTATTAAAAAAGGATACAAAGTAGCAATCTGTGAACAACTGGAAGATCCAAGAGAAGCCAAGGGTGTTGTTAAACGGGGAGTTGTAAGGGTTGTCACACCGGGAACAGCTATCGATTCTACTATGTTTACAGATGCTGCTAACAATTACCTGATGGCTATTTCTGAAAAGAATAACGAGTTTGGGTTATCGTTTTTAGATGTTTCCACTGGAGAATTCCTCACCACACAATTATCCGATGAACCACCATATGACCGAATTGCAAGTGAAATTGCCCGGATGAGACCCGCAGAATGTATTCTTCCACCCTATCTATATAATAATTCAGAAATTGCACAGCTTCTGAAGGACATGAAAATAACCCTTCATGAATATGACTCCAGCGCTTTTGAGACAAATACAGCAAGGTTACAATTACTTCAACATTTTAATGTGTCCACTCTTAAAGGTATGGGGTGCGATGACCTGACACTTGCGATTTCAGCATCTGGGGCAACACTTCAATACACTCTTGAAACCCAGATGAGGGAACTTGGACATGTACATACGTTAAAGAGTTATTCAGATTCGGATTTCATGGTTCTGGATTCCATAACCCTGAGAAACCTGGAGGTCATCAAAAGTGTACGCGGTGAAGGTAATGATGCCACTATTCTCAAAGTCCTTGATGACACAAAAACACCCATGGGGGGCAGATTACTACAAAAATGGCTTGTAAAACCCCTGATCTCAATAGATAAAATTAACCGACGCCTTGATGCGGTTCAGAATTTAAAAGAAGAAACCCTTGTACGTTTCGACCTGAGGTCATACCTGTCCTATGTAAAGGATGTAGAACGCCTGATTGGGCGCATTGTTTATGGAAATTCCAACGCCAGAGACCTTGTTGCTCTTAAAAAGTCACTGGAAGTTGTACCCGATATCATTGGATGCCTTAAGGAATGTGACCAGTCAGATATCCTGAAAGAAATACATAACGAGCTTTCATCATTTACGGAACTGGGAGATATAACAGAACTGATTGAAAAGGGAATTACAGATGAACCTCCCGCAACTGTAAGGGAAGGAGGACTTATTAAACCGGGCTACAGTGAAGAACTGGACGAACTCAAGGATATGTCCAGACACTCCAAAGAATGGATTGCCTCATTCCAGAAACAGGAAAGGGAAAGAACAGGCATAAATTCGTTAAAGGTTGGATACAACAAGGTTTTTGGATACTATATAGAGGTTACAAAACCCAACATAAAATACGTACCGGATGATTATATCCGGAAGCAGACAATGGCAAACGCTGAACGTTTCTATACACCGGAATTGAAAGAACGCGAGAATATGATTATATCAGCCGATGAAAAAATCGTATCTCTTGAGTATAACCTGTTTACCGATATAAATTCAAAAGTGGCATCACATTCAAAGAACCTGCAACGTACTGCAACGCTTATTGGAAAACTGGATGTACTGGCAAACCTTGCCGAAATTGCTGTTAATAACAACTACGTAAGACCTGAAGTTACAGATGACTGTGACATCACCATACGCGAAGGTCGTCATCCAGTGGTCGAAAACAAAGTAGACAGTGGGTTTGTTGCAAATGATTGTGAGATGAACTGTACTGATAATCAATTTTTATTGATTACAGGTCCCAATATGGCGGGTAAATCCACTTATATGCGCCAGAATTCACTGATTACTATAATGGCACAGGCAGGTTCTTTTGTTCCTGCCTCTTATGCATCCATCGGAATTGTGGACAGGGTGTTTACAAGAGTTGGTGCTTTTGATGACCTTGCAAGTGGACAGAGTACATTTATGGTGGAGATGGTTGAACTTGCCAATATTTTGAATAATGCAACTCCTAAAAGCCTTGTTCTACTTGATGAAATAGGCAGAGGTACTAGCACATTTGATGGATACAGCATCGCAAAAGCTGTTGTGGAATACATCCATAAAAAAGACGGTGTTGGCGTAAGATCGCTTTTTGCTACTCATTATCACCAGCTTACAGACCTTGAAAACAAACTCAAAAGAGTCAGCAACTATCACATCGCAGTCAAAGAAGAGGGTGACAACCTTGTATTTCTGAGGAAAATTGTACCCGGTGCAACTGATAAAAGTTATGGAATACAGGTTGCACGTTATGCAGGCGTTCCTAAAAAAGTAACCAGTAGAGCCAGAGAAATATTAAAAGATATTGAAAAGAATGCATCTATAGGTGATGAAGACAACAAAAAGGATAAGAAGAAAAAATATACACAACTGGTTTTTTTCGACCCCGACCAGTCTCAAAAGCAGAATGATAAAGAAGATGAACGACATCCTGTTGTTAATGAACTTAAAGACCTAAACACCAATGAATTAACACCGATAGATGCATTGAACAAGTTAAACGAGCTCCAAAATAAAATAGAATCCAATGGAGAAAAATAA
- the mutL gene encoding DNA mismatch repair endonuclease MutL — MDNSRIHILDDSTINKIAAGEVIERPASVVKELIENSIDAGATEIKIDVKEGGAKKITVSDNGTGMSYDDVRLAFTKHATSKIWKLEDLYSTTTLGFRGEALSSIASVSKVEMITRQKDDLAGTMIVVQPEGINDVSEIGASAGTSVNVYDLFYNTPARRKYLKSKRTELAHITDTVSKQALGNINVSFTLTSNGRNVLHTPSSGNLFDNIVHVYGRDVARSMIPVDHESELIRVSGYISKPEFTRSGTDFQSFFINNRSVSSRAISNALRTGYYTLLPKGRYPAAVLNIQINPEEVDINVHPRKSHVRLSHEQDIMDAISESVKTALGQAELIPSVNKKENDKSQETSVQLNIKEVGNKSQVSKDNIIREKPAEYKTSKTGEKKHLKSATNVSSIKDTEKRLKRSERLTTAENENKESQIPKQSSGIQLQSESSNIKVLGQVDELYIVAEMDSRLVLIDQHAAHERIMYEHIRNSKNPDWQELISPITLELSIKEKVLMEEYIPYLEEFGFAISEFGPSTYIITSVPVIFGNIEKPDTLHDMISEILSAGRIKNDVGIYDYMCKTIACRSAIKAGHICNTEQMENLIVQLKNTQNPYTCPHGRPTMLSFTRDELYRMFKRTGENS; from the coding sequence ATGGATAATTCCAGAATACATATCCTTGATGACAGTACAATAAATAAAATTGCGGCGGGAGAAGTGATTGAACGTCCCGCATCTGTTGTTAAAGAATTAATAGAAAACTCAATAGATGCCGGTGCTACAGAAATAAAGATAGACGTCAAAGAAGGGGGAGCTAAAAAAATCACTGTCTCTGACAACGGTACTGGTATGAGCTATGATGATGTTCGCCTTGCTTTTACAAAACACGCCACCAGCAAAATATGGAAACTTGAAGACCTGTATTCAACAACTACACTGGGTTTTAGGGGTGAAGCACTATCATCCATTGCTTCGGTCTCAAAAGTTGAAATGATAACCAGACAAAAGGACGACCTTGCAGGTACAATGATAGTCGTCCAGCCTGAAGGGATAAATGACGTTTCAGAAATTGGTGCATCAGCCGGTACATCTGTGAATGTTTATGACCTTTTCTATAACACCCCTGCACGCAGAAAATATCTCAAAAGCAAAAGAACTGAACTTGCCCACATTACAGATACTGTTTCGAAACAGGCACTTGGAAACATCAACGTATCATTTACACTTACAAGCAATGGAAGAAATGTACTACATACTCCATCATCTGGCAACCTGTTTGATAACATCGTTCATGTTTACGGACGTGATGTGGCAAGGTCGATGATACCTGTCGACCATGAATCTGAACTTATCAGGGTGTCAGGATATATTTCAAAACCCGAATTTACAAGAAGTGGTACTGATTTCCAGTCCTTTTTTATAAACAACCGCAGTGTGTCATCCAGAGCCATCAGCAACGCATTAAGGACAGGATATTATACCCTATTGCCTAAAGGTCGATATCCTGCTGCAGTCCTAAACATCCAGATTAACCCTGAAGAGGTGGATATTAATGTGCACCCAAGAAAAAGCCATGTAAGGCTTAGCCATGAACAGGACATCATGGATGCTATATCCGAATCCGTTAAAACAGCTCTTGGACAGGCTGAACTTATCCCAAGTGTCAATAAGAAGGAAAATGATAAAAGTCAGGAAACTTCTGTACAGCTTAATATCAAAGAAGTTGGTAATAAAAGTCAAGTCAGCAAGGATAATATAATCCGGGAAAAACCTGCAGAATATAAAACATCTAAAACTGGCGAAAAAAAACATCTAAAATCTGCCACTAACGTTTCATCAATAAAGGACACTGAAAAACGGCTGAAACGCTCTGAAAGACTGACTACTGCAGAAAACGAAAATAAAGAATCTCAAATACCCAAGCAATCATCGGGTATTCAACTTCAATCTGAATCCAGTAACATTAAAGTATTGGGGCAGGTGGATGAATTATATATTGTTGCTGAGATGGATTCTAGACTGGTACTTATAGACCAGCACGCTGCTCACGAGCGTATAATGTATGAGCACATTCGCAACTCGAAAAATCCTGACTGGCAGGAGCTCATTTCACCCATAACCCTTGAGTTGAGTATTAAGGAAAAAGTTCTGATGGAAGAATATATACCTTATCTGGAAGAATTCGGATTTGCTATATCCGAGTTTGGACCCAGCACCTACATTATCACTTCTGTACCTGTTATTTTCGGCAACATAGAAAAACCCGATACCTTACATGACATGATTTCTGAAATTCTGTCTGCCGGCAGGATAAAAAATGATGTTGGCATTTATGATTATATGTGTAAAACCATAGCCTGCAGAAGTGCTATCAAAGCAGGTCATATTTGCAATACAGAACAAATGGAAAATCTGATTGTACAGCTTAAAAATACCCAGAATCCCTATACCTGCCCGCATGGACGTCCCACTATGCTATCATTTACAAGGGATGAATTGTACAGGATGTTTAAACGAACAGGTGAAAACAGTTAA